The Mesobacillus jeotgali genome window below encodes:
- a CDS encoding IS3 family transposase (programmed frameshift) — MSKRTYSFQDKIKIVEALKKGSHSISELKFIYKVNDHAIYDWVYRYEKYGAEGLKKSSTWKRYSKELKLAAVQDYLSGDYSQNDVIRKYEISCRRVLQKWINKYNGHRELKDTSKGRTNTMTRRNTTINERKEIVLYCLENGKDYQKAAETFKVSYQQVYQWVKKYEDGGEEALRDKRGRKKEEVELSPEQKMKLEMKRLASENERLRAENLFPKKVRGDRKEAKISQIRLEEKYIAIKELHEEEGFSFVMLCEIAGLARSAYYKWLKRTPSKRECQNVILVEEMKALHEEVKGIYGYRRITMTLNRRLSKSFNEKRIYRLMKIVGIQSVIRKKKNRYKKSTPQHVAENVLDRNFQAESPNEKWVTDVTEFKYGEAKKAYLSAIKDLHDGAIVSYVFGHSNNNKLVFDTLDQATALLNGDRPLIHSDRGFQYTHFGFKQRIDQAQMTQSMSRVGRCIDNGPMESFWGSLKSEKYYMEKYKTFEELSAAIDEYIYFYNHERYQKRLNGLSPLEFRAKAA, encoded by the exons ATGTCAAAAAGGACATATTCATTCCAAGATAAAATCAAGATCGTAGAGGCGTTAAAAAAGGGTAGCCATTCTATTTCAGAGCTGAAGTTTATATACAAAGTAAATGATCATGCAATTTATGATTGGGTCTACAGGTATGAAAAATACGGAGCAGAAGGATTAAAGAAGTCTTCTACCTGGAAGAGGTATTCTAAGGAACTTAAGCTGGCGGCTGTACAGGACTATCTTAGTGGGGACTACTCTCAAAATGATGTTATCAGAAAGTATGAAATCTCATGTAGACGAGTCCTCCAGAAATGGATTAACAAGTATAATGGTCATAGAGAATTAAAGGACACTTCCAAAGGAAGGACAAACACTATGACTAGAAGAAACACTACCATAAATGAACGAAAAGAGATTGTGCTCTATTGCCTTGAGAACGGCAAGGATTATCAGAAGGCAGCTGAGACCTTTAAGGTCTCTTACCAACAAGTATATCAATGGGTTAAAAAGTATGAGGATGGCGGCGAAGAAGCCCTTCGGGATAAGCGAGGGAGGAAAAAGGAAGAAGTTGAACTCTCCCCAGAACAGAAGATGAAATTGGAGATGAAGAGGCTTGCGAGTGAAAATGAGCGATTACGCGCAGAGAACTTATTCC CTAAAAAAGTTAGAGGAGATCGAAAGGAGGCGAAGATAAGCCAGATACGCCTTGAGGAGAAATATATCGCTATCAAGGAACTTCACGAAGAAGAAGGATTCTCTTTCGTTATGCTTTGTGAAATTGCGGGGTTGGCCAGGTCTGCATATTATAAATGGCTGAAGCGAACACCTTCCAAGCGTGAATGTCAGAATGTGATACTTGTAGAAGAAATGAAGGCTCTCCATGAGGAGGTTAAAGGAATCTACGGCTACCGCAGGATTACGATGACTTTGAATAGAAGGTTGAGCAAGAGCTTCAATGAAAAGCGAATCTATAGGCTGATGAAGATTGTCGGCATTCAAAGCGTTATTCGGAAAAAGAAAAATCGATATAAAAAGTCAACCCCTCAACACGTCGCAGAAAACGTGTTAGACCGTAATTTCCAAGCCGAAAGTCCTAATGAGAAATGGGTAACTGATGTGACTGAGTTCAAGTATGGAGAAGCAAAAAAGGCTTATTTGAGTGCAATTAAAGACTTACATGATGGAGCCATCGTTAGTTACGTATTTGGACATTCCAACAACAATAAACTGGTGTTTGATACGCTGGATCAGGCCACGGCCCTACTGAATGGTGACCGCCCACTTATACATAGCGACAGGGGCTTTCAGTATACCCATTTTGGATTTAAACAAAGAATAGATCAAGCACAGATGACTCAAAGTATGTCCCGAGTCGGAAGATGTATTGACAATGGTCCAATGGAATCCTTTTGGGGATCACTGAAAAGCGAGAAATATTACATGGAGAAATATAAGACCTTTGAAGAGCTTTCTGCGGCGATTGATGAGTACATATACTTTTATAATCATGAACGTTACCAAAAAAGATTAAACGGCCTTAGCCCCTTAGAATTCAGGGCTAAAGCCGCCTAG
- a CDS encoding DUF423 domain-containing protein — protein sequence MKLFILIGAINAFLAVALGAFGAHGLEGKVEPKYLETWKTGVTYQMFHATGLLIIGVLLGKLPASALLSWSGWLMLIGIVLFSGSLYVLSVTKISILGAITPLGGVSFLVAWVLLMIAAVKYL from the coding sequence ATGAAATTATTTATATTGATTGGAGCCATCAATGCTTTCCTGGCAGTCGCTCTTGGGGCATTTGGGGCACATGGATTAGAAGGAAAGGTCGAGCCGAAATATTTAGAAACATGGAAAACAGGTGTAACTTATCAGATGTTCCATGCAACCGGATTATTGATCATTGGAGTTCTTTTAGGGAAGCTTCCGGCCAGTGCACTTCTATCCTGGTCCGGCTGGCTGATGCTGATTGGGATCGTATTATTCTCCGGCAGCCTTTACGTTTTAAGCGTCACAAAAATCAGCATCCTTGGCGCAATCACCCCACTTGGAGGAGTATCCTTCCTCGTAGCATGGGTATTGCTGATGATCGCGGCTGTTAAGTACTTATAG
- a CDS encoding YwdI family protein: MNISMQKLLLKMEEELKRAKAAESEAVQRERIHSIKTLCELVLDEPPEHSRGFTAPAKQAVQQYVQPQPSIPQQQITVNQPSPMIPQPKKLNMEDDANGDSLFDF, from the coding sequence GTGAACATTTCAATGCAAAAATTATTATTGAAAATGGAAGAGGAATTAAAGAGGGCAAAAGCTGCGGAATCAGAGGCCGTGCAGAGGGAAAGAATCCATTCAATCAAAACGCTTTGCGAGCTTGTCCTTGATGAGCCGCCGGAGCATAGCAGAGGGTTTACAGCCCCTGCTAAACAGGCTGTACAGCAATATGTACAACCACAACCAAGCATTCCCCAGCAGCAGATTACGGTGAATCAGCCTTCTCCCATGATTCCACAGCCAAAGAAGCTGAACATGGAAGATGATGCAAACGGAGACTCGCTCTTCGATTTCTAA